From Anastrepha obliqua isolate idAnaObli1 chromosome 3, idAnaObli1_1.0, whole genome shotgun sequence:
tattaaaatttcgtaTTAAATATTAACAACTTATTTAATTAAAGTCAGTCTGATTGGCGAAAATGTACATGAGATTATCCGTAGCTTTGCCCAGGCATGCcgtctaaaaagaaaaaaatatgaattttgtaAGAATCAGAATTGCACAACGTCAGAGCcaacattttttcgaaaacgtTTTTAGAATTTCTAGTAGCCTTTACTAAATCACAtcctaaaaatattaagatgaaattaacattatatttaaattgaaattgataataaaaatgGCGGCTCAAAACTGTTGTTCTGTTCAAAGTTAGTTTCAAAAAAGTTGGCTAGGCCCTTTGTGCAATTTGGTAACAATATATACAGAACATTTTTTAGCATGTTTACCTCCAAGAATTCAACGTTGAATGGTGGCTTATAATGTTTCCAGGACatcaattcatttattttacgaACTGTTTGAGCCGTGTCAAAAAACACCGAATTCtacataaaagtaaataatgaaCGAAATTGTAATTTTAACAATTACAATATTAAAGTACCTGCCCATCGCCTTCGCATccgcaatttaaattttcatgcgTTTGGCATACGGAATAATCCTCTTGCAAATTGAACAAGTCCAACAGCTCTTCCGCTGTAAATTTCATGGTAGTCTCGCTACTACCTTTCAGTGATACACTATCGGCCAGCGATATTTTCGCAACTtgtctttgaaaaattttttcttcgatGCAACCAGCAGTAACCAGCCGATAAATATGCACATCCTTTTGTTGGCCATCACGCCATATACGTGACATCGCTTGAGCGTCAGTAGCGGGATTCCAGTCGTGGTCAAAAAGTATTAATCTCGATGCCCCAATCAAATTAAGACCCACACCTCCAGCTTTTGCACTGAGTAAGAAAACTAACGAATCGTCAGCATCCCCATTAAATTTGTCAACGTTTGAATTTCTTTCACCAATACTTGTGGAACCGTCTAGACGTAAGCATTTGATGTTCAAAAAATCGCATAAGCCTTGCAACATATTAAGAGTTTTTGTGTGATTTGAAAccaaaacgcatttttctcggtTTTGCACAGCTGAAACGAGAAGAAAATTCTGTACCAGCTCTAGTTTCGCTGAGTCAAACGGGCCCATTTCTGAACAATCTGGCAAACAACGTTCCAAATTACGCGATaataaatttggtgttttagtACGTGCAACCAGGGAGGGATGGttacaaattttctttagtATAGTAATTGTTTGCAGTGGTGTTAAATCTTTTAGTATAGTTTCCTTCCGTTGGGTATATAGTTGAAGAGCTTTTTTCAACATAAACTGCTGAAGTTCCGAGGGTTGAACAAAGCATATATATTCATTCTTTTTTGGCAAATACTGTCCATTCACATTTTGTAAGCGGCGAAGCACAAATCGTTCTGAAATTCGCATAAGCTCCTGTGTTCGTTGTGCAGCTAAGTTCTTAATTTCTGTAGTAGCATCAGGGGACTGACTTTCTTGCAAAGGGACTTCGTAGTATGAATGGTATTCCTGATTGGTGCCAAATATACCGGGGTTTACAAAATCCGCTAGTGCATAGAATTCTCCCAAATCATTTTGCACTGGTGTACCTGTAATGATTATTCGCCGTGGAATATTAAGTTTTCGGAGAGCAGCAACTATTTTTGTCGATTGGTTTTTGAGGCGATGACCTTCGTCGCATATTAGCATGTCGAACTTCAAACGCAAAAAATCTGCAACGTGTCCAAGAAGGTTTTCATACGAAACAATTACGAAGGGAATATGTAGTTGCTGTGAATATGAGTCCAATTTTTGTTTCCCACCTACAACATACGCATACATTCGTTCATTTTTCAGCCATTTCCTCAATTCGTTTTCCCAATTCCGCGTGAGTGTACTTGGCGTAACAACAAGTACGCGTTGGAGTACTCGCTCGCCATCGTAAGGGCCAACTTTCAGAAGTGTATGCGCTAACGTAATACACTGCAACGTTTTGCCCAAGCCCATTTCATCAGCGAGTATGCAACCCTGATACATTGGGTCTTGGAAGCCCATTACGCATTTGTAAATGAATGAGACACCTTCTCGTTGATGAGGACGCAGGTTTTGAGCGAGTCTGTGTGAAACTTCTACAGGTTGTATCCGTCGATTCGTAGGATTCAATTCCATAATATAATCTGCTGGCGGACAAGGTAAGTAAAAAGCATTCGTTTCCACTTTTGATGAACAACCTTTTCCACGACTTATGTAAGAGTTCTTCTTTTTTAGATTTGATTTGTCAAGTTCCATTTCAGCCACACTTTCTAATAATTCAATTTCCTTATCGGCTATCAGCAATATCAAACCAATTTTCAATTCTCCTAAATTTATGTTTTCTAGTGCGCCCATTTCATGCCCGTTTTGGTCTCTTAGAATACCTTTGCTAACACCTAAATGAACTTCAAATATACCGTCGCCATCCCATGTTTTGTTCTTCCTTGTTGACACAGCTCGCCAAACGACGTTATACAGTATTTTATCTTCTACTGTTCCTCTAGATATTTCATAAAAGTCGGATTCTTCATTTTCGTCTGTTTTTGATACTATATTATCAGCTCTCATATCATTGCTTGAATTGAATGCATAGGGCCCCTGATATAAtgtagatattttttctttctttttcaatCCGCCACTTTGCTGATCTTCATCAGAGCTCCAGCGAATCTCAGCTTGTTTTTTACGCAAAGCAAAATATTCGTTTCTATCAGTGATTTGCTCCAATAGTTCTATCTCCTTTCCACCTACAACCATCTGGCAACCTTCTTCCAATTCGTCAAGTTTTAACTTTGTGTTGGTACCTATATATTTCCCGGTGCTGTCCTTAAGAACCGCCCGTGGAACATCCAACTGTACTTCTAGTAGTCCATCACCATCCCatgttttatgcttttttttagttatttcgcGCCAGACcacattaaaaattagtttcgagCTAAAAGCATCAATGTTTTCTTTGGAGCTGTGCCTTTCAAATTTACCCGCTCCTATCTTCGATGTGCCCCAGCTTTCCTCGTTCAAAGTGGTTGAACTCACTTCATCTTCAGTATGTTCCACATTTTCAAACAGATTATCAATCTTTCTACGTTTTTCCACTTCTCGTGCCTTTAGCGCGGAAGGAGCGCATGACCGTCTCATAATAAATCAACACAATTTGGTttcgaaattattaaatttatttattctttgaaCCAACTTTGAACTATTTACAtctgaaattaaaatcaaacgatctgaagcaaggcgaattcatacaaGGTGACTTCGGTAGAgcaacatatgtacatgtactttGATTTTGTAATTTATCGGTTTCAATACCAAATTTCATTGATAATGTCAACAAAGAATCAAGACAGCAACAAGGAAGAAGGCCTCTacccaaaacagttactttatttttcacaattttgacattttgacttCAGTTTCCATACAAAACAaaagattaaaacaaaaaaagtttattgtgGGCTCTAACGACACACCAAATTTGAAAGGAGCAACCATGTATTCTAGCTTTTGTAATTTCTAGACTTGGCAACTCGTATCTTCTCGCGAGTTCTGCCTCACCATCAAGCAAAGCGAACTGTGTGCCATAGGTGGCGCCTTGCCAAAagagttactttatttttcgcggttctgacaagtctgacgtcaggtcctttaccaatacaaaacagaaagaTATTACATGTTTGCATCACTATTTTGGAAGATGCAATCTCTTATTATATTACTCTTCGTACCGGATTTTGAAGGTGACATTGTGTTTATATTTTTCCCTTTTCTTCCATCAgtcaaaattttacaatagcccaccaaattgttgtatttgttgaaTCGATATCACCTAGTATATATTTACCTCGTCAGCTGCAATACCGAAGTCACCTACGGTCATTGTGGACAACCGATGACGTCAGTGCcgcgaataaacaaacaaaaataaagcgaTGAGTAAGCCAAAATAATTTGAAACTGTCAGAGGCAAGAAACTATATACACGAACACACACTTTCCTGCCATGACGTCACCTTCCAAAACAAAAGTGTGTGTAGCGtaatacacataacagaagtgaaactttcaaggcagacaaagaaagagggagagacccgagagagaatgacgCCGGAATggaagtaggcaccaaaaaaaacgccaaaaaaattgggaccaaataacgccccaaacagtaggcaccaagaaaATTTAACGCCAAAAAgcaggcaccaaaaatataattcctacaagtttgcatcaacaaacaagcgccaaaaagtaggcagtgttatttctcactataaATTAGCAACCCCAAGGAAAACcgcaggaaaaatagcctaaagtgtatctaagatatatataaggtatagctctctctctccttttcctctacgttatagtttttttctctctcgcggaacgaaaatgccaaaaacgttgcatggccttgaaattttactctccattctcgctcgtccatcgatgcctaagaaatttcacttcaaaagccaaaaaaaaaatatttggaagtatttttttaattcctccTTTGACAATTTATCacgtttcattttatatttattcattcactGATTATTCACAAGTAACTTGTAAACATTATGTATTATTGCACTACTTACGTCATCGGGTGTCAGCATCGCTAAAAATAAAGTAGCTAATGCTTTCGGAAGGCAGTACTTCTGTATTTTGTACATCGAGTTTTTGATCTGCCATGGTCCCAAAATTCTTCCTCCTGGGAGTTACAAATTCGAGGACTTTTTTCTCGAGAACATTTGAAActggtccaattgttgagatgCATTTACTACGAAagtgcaaatatttaatatgtcacataatattatattattttctgtattcaaatttataaaacattatAAATCTATTTTGTTGTTCTAACATTCATGGTAACCCTACACGTGTTTTACGTTCAGCCATTTCTCACTTGTTATTTACgcacatttattttgcttatttacaacTCTTCTGCCCTCAGTGAAGCACTTAGCGGAGAGGTTGCATTGCATTTTTGgccaattaatatttaaataactaatAAAAACATTAGCAAAATGGTGAGTTATGAATATATTGTTTACTAGTATTGCTTGCTGATGAAATAATGTTTTTCAGACCGAAGAAGTAAGCCCAAAAGCATTCCCGCTCGCTGATGCCCAGCTCACATCAAAAATCATGAATTTATTGCAACAGGCATTAAATTACAATCAACTTCGCAAAGGAGCTAACGAAGCCACAAAGACACTAAATCGCGGTCTTTCCGATATAATTGTAATGGCTGCTGATACAGAACCCATCGAAATTCTACTGCATTTACCACTGCTATGCGAAGATAAAAATGTTCCCTATGTGTTTGTACGTTCCAAGCAGGCACTAGGTCGTGCATGTGGTGTATCAAGACCGATTGTTGCTTGCTCTGTTACAACAAATGAT
This genomic window contains:
- the LOC129241399 gene encoding DNA repair and recombination protein RAD54B-like — translated: MRRSCAPSALKAREVEKRRKIDNLFENVEHTEDEVSSTTLNEESWGTSKIGAGKFERHSSKENIDAFSSKLIFNVVWREITKKKHKTWDGDGLLEVQLDVPRAVLKDSTGKYIGTNTKLKLDELEEGCQMVVGGKEIELLEQITDRNEYFALRKKQAEIRWSSDEDQQSGGLKKKEKISTLYQGPYAFNSSNDMRADNIVSKTDENEESDFYEISRGTVEDKILYNVVWRAVSTRKNKTWDGDGIFEVHLGVSKGILRDQNGHEMGALENINLGELKIGLILLIADKEIELLESVAEMELDKSNLKKKNSYISRGKGCSSKVETNAFYLPCPPADYIMELNPTNRRIQPVEVSHRLAQNLRPHQREGVSFIYKCVMGFQDPMYQGCILADEMGLGKTLQCITLAHTLLKVGPYDGERVLQRVLVVTPSTLTRNWENELRKWLKNERMYAYVVGGKQKLDSYSQQLHIPFVIVSYENLLGHVADFLRLKFDMLICDEGHRLKNQSTKIVAALRKLNIPRRIIITGTPVQNDLGEFYALADFVNPGIFGTNQEYHSYYEVPLQESQSPDATTEIKNLAAQRTQELMRISERFVLRRLQNVNGQYLPKKNEYICFVQPSELQQFMLKKALQLYTQRKETILKDLTPLQTITILKKICNHPSLVARTKTPNLLSRNLERCLPDCSEMGPFDSAKLELVQNFLLVSAVQNREKCVLVSNHTKTLNMLQGLCDFLNIKCLRLDGSTSIGERNSNVDKFNGDADDSLVFLLSAKAGGVGLNLIGASRLILFDHDWNPATDAQAMSRIWRDGQQKDVHIYRLVTAGCIEEKIFQRQVAKISLADSVSLKGSSETTMKFTAEELLDLFNLQEDYSVCQTHENLNCGCEGDGQNSVFFDTAQTVRKINELMSWKHYKPPFNVEFLETACLGKATDNLMYIFANQTDFN
- the LOC129241087 gene encoding NHP2-like protein 1 homolog translates to MTEEVSPKAFPLADAQLTSKIMNLLQQALNYNQLRKGANEATKTLNRGLSDIIVMAADTEPIEILLHLPLLCEDKNVPYVFVRSKQALGRACGVSRPIVACSVTTNDGSQLKSQIQSIQHEIERLLV